One genomic window of Cupriavidus sp. P-10 includes the following:
- a CDS encoding LysR family transcriptional regulator produces MKHSSDQLDGFLLRLLVAVMEEKSVSRAAGRLNLPQSTVSAGLSRLRNIFEDPLFVRGRNSMVPTERMVSLYDRMRGALEELDGLCVPPTESGPAEINRTFHLGSLDYVSSRFIPTVIARILRSMPSASVEVHSLTMDFDYLEALENGALDLVVGNWGSPPEHLHLLPLFEDEIVCLMRQGHPVLRRSDFSQADYLACDHLGLLPFNVNQLGVIDAYLAQLGLRRHVKVVLPYFNNVPDLLTQSDLIFTTSRRFAEAHAAALPLTVVPAPLPFPPMRFYLLWHDRTHRSIACRLLREAVAEAITGFHRTQSGSSRAAAAAPTPP; encoded by the coding sequence ATGAAGCACTCAAGCGATCAACTGGACGGCTTCCTGCTCCGCTTGCTGGTGGCTGTCATGGAAGAAAAGAGCGTATCCCGTGCCGCCGGGCGTCTAAATCTTCCACAATCCACGGTGAGCGCCGGACTGTCCAGGCTACGAAACATCTTCGAGGATCCGCTGTTCGTCCGCGGGCGAAACAGCATGGTTCCGACTGAACGGATGGTCTCGCTCTATGACCGCATGCGCGGCGCGCTGGAAGAGCTGGACGGCCTTTGCGTGCCCCCGACGGAGTCGGGACCTGCAGAAATCAATCGAACGTTTCATTTGGGGTCATTGGATTATGTAAGTTCGCGCTTCATCCCGACCGTCATCGCTCGAATCCTGCGGAGCATGCCGAGTGCGTCGGTCGAGGTGCATTCGCTGACAATGGATTTCGATTACCTGGAAGCGCTCGAGAATGGTGCACTGGACCTCGTTGTCGGAAACTGGGGATCGCCTCCGGAGCATCTGCATCTGCTACCGCTGTTTGAAGATGAGATTGTGTGCCTGATGCGTCAGGGCCACCCCGTCCTGAGACGGTCAGATTTCAGCCAGGCTGACTACCTCGCCTGCGACCATCTTGGTTTGCTGCCATTCAACGTCAATCAGCTTGGCGTGATCGACGCATATTTGGCTCAACTGGGACTGCGTCGTCACGTCAAGGTAGTCCTTCCTTACTTCAATAACGTACCGGACCTGCTGACACAGTCGGATCTGATCTTCACCACCAGTCGGCGCTTCGCGGAAGCGCATGCGGCGGCGCTGCCGCTGACGGTCGTGCCCGCGCCGCTGCCCTTCCCGCCAATGCGCTTCTATCTGCTGTGGCATGACCGAACCCATCGGTCGATCGCGTGCCGGCTGCTCAGGGAAGCCGTCGCGGAAGCCATCACCGGATTTCACCGGACTCAAAGTGGATCGAGTCGTGCCGCGGCTGCGGCGCCAACGCCCCCCTAA
- a CDS encoding porin has product MRRTQYAAAAAGALAFQIFGAHAQSAVTLYGLTDVFLGSVKNSGAPARTSVLNNGGMTTSYFGLRGREDLGAGMGAFFALESYLRMDSGSSGRFTGDPLFARGAYVGLDGDFGKIALGRNANPYFVSTLSFNAFRDSFTFSPMMLHTFIASGLGKPSIQGDTAWSNSVLYTTPSWGGLTGNVIYALGESPGHSGQGSYGANITYAGGKFSATLAAQYVAIAPLFNNGATTQKAIQAGISYDFVVTKLFAQYQYANSNNTLRDNTYSLGASTPVGAGNVLIAWAHTARSFTGTESQRRNTASVGYDYFLSKRTDVYINYMYDKVSGLATGNSFGLGIRHRF; this is encoded by the coding sequence ATGCGAAGGACCCAATATGCCGCTGCGGCGGCAGGGGCGCTTGCGTTCCAAATTTTTGGAGCTCATGCCCAAAGTGCCGTGACCTTGTATGGACTGACTGACGTTTTCCTGGGCTCAGTGAAGAACAGCGGTGCACCGGCACGTACCTCGGTGCTCAATAACGGCGGCATGACGACGTCCTATTTTGGCTTGCGGGGCCGTGAGGATCTCGGTGCCGGTATGGGAGCATTCTTTGCCTTGGAGAGCTATCTCCGAATGGACTCTGGGTCTTCTGGCCGCTTTACCGGCGATCCGCTGTTTGCTCGTGGTGCTTATGTCGGGTTAGACGGCGACTTCGGCAAGATCGCACTGGGTCGAAACGCAAATCCATATTTCGTTTCGACGTTGAGCTTCAATGCATTTCGCGACTCCTTTACGTTCTCGCCGATGATGTTGCATACGTTCATTGCGTCGGGCCTGGGCAAGCCTTCGATCCAGGGCGACACCGCATGGAGCAACTCTGTGTTGTACACAACCCCATCGTGGGGCGGGCTCACGGGCAATGTCATATACGCACTCGGCGAGTCGCCGGGACATTCCGGACAGGGTAGCTATGGCGCCAACATTACGTACGCCGGCGGGAAATTCAGCGCCACACTGGCGGCCCAGTATGTCGCCATCGCTCCCTTGTTCAACAACGGCGCAACGACACAGAAGGCAATTCAAGCTGGCATCTCGTATGACTTCGTCGTGACCAAGCTGTTTGCCCAGTATCAATACGCGAACAGCAACAACACGCTTCGGGATAACACCTATTCGCTCGGCGCTTCGACGCCGGTCGGGGCGGGGAATGTCTTGATCGCGTGGGCGCACACGGCCCGTAGCTTTACCGGGACGGAATCACAACGAAGGAACACAGCTTCGGTCGGCTACGACTATTTTCTCTCCAAGCGCACAGACGTCTACATCAACTACATGTACGATAAGGTAAGCGGATTGGCCACTGGCAATAGCTTCGGCTTGGGGATCCGTCACAGGTTCTGA
- a CDS encoding helix-turn-helix domain-containing transcriptional regulator yields the protein MKDRHHDDAMAEMFREDPAFALETLNAILEDGDQAELMITLRQLTKAFGGVQAVAQQAHLNPTQLYRTLSPTGNPVLSNLSAILKAMGMRLAVRPMHGEPAHS from the coding sequence ATGAAAGATCGACACCATGATGACGCGATGGCCGAAATGTTCCGCGAGGATCCGGCCTTTGCCCTGGAGACACTCAACGCCATTCTCGAGGATGGTGATCAAGCCGAACTGATGATTACGCTTCGCCAGCTGACCAAGGCGTTCGGCGGTGTCCAGGCCGTAGCTCAGCAGGCTCACTTGAATCCGACCCAACTCTATCGGACGCTGTCCCCGACTGGGAATCCCGTACTGAGCAATCTCTCGGCGATCCTCAAAGCGATGGGAATGCGTTTGGCCGTCCGTCCTATGCACGGCGAGCCGGCTCATTCATAA
- a CDS encoding type II toxin-antitoxin system RelE/ParE family toxin has product MYEIRHYLTPDQRDIFDEWLRGLKDSTAKVSVVRRLNRAEQGNFGDHKFCRDGVWELRVDVGAGYRVYYGIAKGQIVLLLCGGDKRTQSADIDRACAYWQDWQRRAN; this is encoded by the coding sequence ATGTATGAGATTCGACACTACCTGACTCCGGATCAGCGTGACATCTTCGACGAATGGCTACGTGGCTTGAAAGACAGCACCGCCAAGGTCTCCGTCGTTCGCCGCTTGAACCGAGCCGAGCAGGGCAACTTTGGCGATCACAAGTTTTGCCGGGATGGCGTCTGGGAGTTGCGTGTCGACGTGGGTGCTGGCTATCGCGTGTACTACGGCATCGCAAAAGGGCAGATCGTTCTGCTGTTGTGCGGCGGTGATAAGCGCACGCAGAGCGCTGATATTGACCGTGCTTGCGCGTATTGGCAAGACTGGCAACGGAGGGCCAACTAA
- a CDS encoding transposase: MAKHHMPYAAAFRQQMVDLVHAGRRPEDLAKEFEPTAQTIYGWVAQAERDAGTRHDGLTSAEHQELTRLRRENRQLKMEREILAKAAAWFARETDSLPDKGTNS, encoded by the coding sequence ATGGCTAAACATCACATGCCGTATGCCGCGGCCTTCCGGCAGCAAATGGTTGACCTGGTCCATGCAGGTCGTCGACCGGAGGATCTGGCCAAGGAGTTCGAGCCCACGGCTCAGACCATCTACGGCTGGGTCGCCCAGGCCGAACGTGACGCAGGCACACGTCATGACGGCCTGACCAGTGCCGAGCACCAGGAACTCACGCGGCTACGCCGTGAGAACCGGCAGCTCAAAATGGAGAGGGAGATACTGGCAAAAGCCGCGGCCTGGTTCGCCCGGGAGACCGACTCGCTGCCCGACAAGGGTACGAATTCATGA
- a CDS encoding IS3 family transposase → MKANQARYPLSTMARLLKVSRSGFHVWNGRCPSPRVVRDKLLLVQIRDIHSRSYGTYGVPRIHAALLRQGIRVGRKRVARLMREAGLRGACRPHFICTTRRAAWARPAADLVQRHFRAEAPNQLWVADATYIPTAAGFFYLTVVLRGRQRDLHRGNDD, encoded by the coding sequence ATGAAGGCGAACCAGGCTCGCTATCCGTTGTCCACCATGGCTCGGCTGCTTAAGGTCTCGCGCAGTGGCTTCCATGTGTGGAACGGGCGCTGCCCCAGCCCTCGTGTCGTGCGCGACAAGCTGCTGCTGGTGCAGATCCGCGATATTCACTCCCGCTCCTATGGCACCTATGGCGTGCCCCGCATACACGCAGCGCTGCTGCGTCAGGGGATCCGGGTGGGGCGCAAGCGCGTGGCCAGACTGATGCGTGAGGCCGGGCTGCGCGGGGCATGCCGGCCTCACTTCATCTGCACGACGCGCCGCGCAGCGTGGGCCAGACCCGCTGCCGATCTGGTGCAGCGGCACTTCCGTGCCGAGGCCCCCAACCAGTTGTGGGTTGCCGATGCGACCTACATTCCGACCGCAGCGGGCTTCTTCTATCTCACAGTGGTGTTGCGAGGTCGGCAACGCGATCTGCACCGAGGGAATGACGATTGA
- a CDS encoding recombinase family protein, with product MMSDKIRAQHLARKAVLYVRQSSAYQVNHNLESQKLQYAMQDRLHQLGWHEVEVIDEDLGRSASGTQTRTGFERMVAEVCLGRVGAVAAREVSRFARNSREWQQLVEVCRVVDTVLVDQETVYAPRQSNDRLLLGLKGSLNEYELDLLRQRSLEARREKAKRGELIVAAPVGYRKTEDQRLEKDPDLRVQEAIRSVFRQFGAIGSVRQTLLWFLEHGLQLPACTPRGEIHWKRPSYGTVYQILTNPIYGGAYAYGKTECTIHYEDGEPRKRDRRKPRDQWLALIPEAHDGYVAWDEFERIQRAISANVRMAGHAGAPKNGEALLAGLLRCRRCASKLTLHYTGQQHDALRYSCHRAWLDKGQPRCIAFGGTRIDAAVAQAILQVVQPAAIEAAIVAREEETRKQDEVLAALQRDLQAARYAAQRAQKQYDATDPENRLVADELERRWNDALLRVKELQSRIEQQVSASGQILPAKPEEFADLATALESIWPDSDARLRKRIVRTLIHEVVVDVDNATNEIVLVIHWKGGVHTEVRVPRRRRGQNASHTSREAVDAVRSLARICPDLLIASILNRNDLRTGRGNYWTQERVTALRSHHRITVYSSEQRTAEGWMNLTEAAAFIGISPKTLRLAVERGEVAAEHPLPNGPWIFNRHSLGADRVADLATPL from the coding sequence ATGATGAGTGACAAGATCAGAGCGCAGCATCTGGCGCGCAAAGCCGTGCTGTACGTCCGTCAGTCGTCGGCGTACCAGGTCAACCACAACCTGGAAAGCCAGAAGCTGCAGTATGCGATGCAGGATCGTCTGCACCAGTTAGGCTGGCATGAGGTCGAGGTTATTGATGAGGATCTCGGTCGCTCTGCGTCTGGAACACAGACGCGTACGGGATTCGAACGCATGGTGGCAGAGGTTTGCCTTGGCCGCGTCGGCGCAGTTGCCGCGCGCGAGGTGTCGCGATTCGCACGCAACAGTCGCGAGTGGCAGCAACTGGTTGAAGTCTGCCGAGTCGTCGACACTGTGCTGGTCGATCAGGAAACTGTTTACGCCCCGCGACAGAGCAACGATCGCTTGCTGCTTGGGCTAAAGGGTAGCCTCAACGAATACGAGTTGGACCTGCTGCGTCAGCGGTCGCTGGAAGCACGGCGGGAGAAGGCCAAGCGAGGTGAGCTCATCGTAGCAGCGCCGGTTGGTTACCGTAAGACCGAAGACCAGCGCTTGGAGAAGGATCCAGACCTCCGTGTGCAGGAGGCCATTCGGTCGGTGTTCCGCCAGTTCGGTGCGATCGGTTCGGTACGCCAGACACTGCTATGGTTCCTTGAGCACGGGCTGCAGCTTCCGGCGTGCACACCGCGCGGAGAAATCCACTGGAAGCGACCCAGCTACGGCACGGTCTACCAGATCCTGACCAATCCGATTTACGGCGGCGCATATGCCTACGGCAAAACGGAATGCACGATTCATTATGAAGACGGAGAACCACGCAAGCGTGATCGCCGCAAGCCGCGAGATCAATGGCTGGCTCTGATTCCCGAAGCTCATGATGGGTATGTTGCCTGGGACGAGTTCGAACGAATCCAGCGCGCGATCAGTGCCAACGTGCGGATGGCCGGACATGCTGGTGCGCCCAAGAACGGGGAGGCCTTGTTGGCAGGGCTGCTGCGGTGCCGTCGCTGCGCGAGCAAGCTCACGCTACACTACACGGGCCAGCAGCATGACGCCTTGCGCTACTCCTGTCATCGCGCCTGGCTGGACAAAGGACAGCCCCGCTGTATCGCATTCGGTGGCACACGCATCGATGCGGCCGTTGCACAGGCGATCCTTCAGGTCGTTCAACCTGCAGCAATCGAGGCAGCTATCGTGGCTCGCGAAGAAGAGACCCGGAAACAAGATGAGGTGCTGGCTGCGCTGCAGCGAGATCTGCAGGCGGCCCGCTATGCCGCGCAGCGGGCGCAGAAGCAGTATGACGCTACCGACCCCGAGAATCGACTGGTCGCCGACGAGTTGGAGCGACGCTGGAATGATGCCCTGTTGAGAGTCAAGGAACTGCAATCGCGCATCGAGCAACAGGTAAGCGCATCCGGCCAGATCCTCCCAGCCAAGCCAGAGGAGTTTGCCGACCTTGCTACAGCGCTGGAGTCCATATGGCCAGACTCCGATGCCCGCCTGAGGAAGCGCATTGTACGAACGTTGATCCACGAAGTGGTCGTCGATGTGGACAATGCAACGAACGAGATCGTGCTTGTGATCCACTGGAAGGGCGGCGTTCATACCGAGGTTCGGGTGCCACGGCGACGCCGCGGACAGAACGCCTCTCATACTTCCCGCGAAGCAGTTGATGCCGTACGCTCACTTGCCAGGATCTGTCCCGATTTGCTGATCGCCAGCATACTCAATCGCAATGACCTGCGAACCGGACGCGGCAATTACTGGACACAGGAACGAGTCACCGCGCTGCGTAGTCACCATCGGATTACCGTCTATTCAAGCGAGCAGCGGACCGCCGAAGGATGGATGAATCTGACCGAGGCTGCGGCCTTCATTGGTATCAGTCCCAAGACGCTCAGGCTTGCGGTCGAACGCGGCGAAGTCGCAGCGGAGCATCCCCTACCCAATGGACCGTGGATCTTCAATCGTCATTCCCTCGGTGCAGATCGCGTTGCCGACCTCGCAACACCACTGTGA
- the trhA gene encoding PAQR family membrane homeostasis protein TrhA produces MYRGERFNGYSHLAGAILAAAGMAVLVTSSALHHDAWKVVSSVVYGTTLVLLYTISTLYHSLRGPAKDIFQRLDHCAIYLLIAGSYTPFALVTLRGPWGWTLFGINWALAAIGIAQELWIGRRTRVFSLLIYVVMGWLVLIATGPLTAALPVPGLWWLVAGGALYTVGIGFFLFDEKVRHFHGIWHLFVLAGSACQFVSILWYVG; encoded by the coding sequence ATGTATCGCGGAGAACGTTTCAATGGCTATAGCCACCTGGCCGGGGCCATCCTCGCCGCCGCCGGCATGGCGGTGCTGGTGACATCCTCGGCGCTGCACCACGACGCGTGGAAAGTGGTCAGCTCCGTGGTCTACGGCACCACACTGGTCCTCCTTTACACGATCTCGACGCTGTACCACAGCCTGCGCGGCCCGGCCAAAGACATCTTCCAGCGGCTGGATCATTGCGCCATCTACCTTCTGATCGCCGGCAGCTACACACCGTTTGCGCTGGTCACGCTGCGCGGTCCCTGGGGCTGGACGCTGTTTGGGATCAACTGGGCGCTGGCCGCCATCGGCATTGCGCAGGAACTCTGGATCGGTCGCCGCACGCGCGTTTTCTCGCTGCTGATCTACGTAGTGATGGGCTGGCTTGTCCTGATTGCCACTGGGCCGCTGACGGCCGCGCTGCCGGTGCCGGGCTTGTGGTGGCTGGTGGCGGGCGGCGCGCTCTACACCGTGGGTATCGGCTTCTTTCTCTTTGACGAGAAGGTGCGGCACTTCCACGGCATCTGGCATCTGTTTGTGCTGGCGGGCAGTGCGTGCCAGTTCGTCAGTATTCTCTGGTACGTGGGATGA